From one Saprospiraceae bacterium genomic stretch:
- a CDS encoding arylsulfatase — MMVLMTVMIICGACRNNGKQASKKTETAKPNIIYILADDLGYGDLSCYGQKRFLTPNIDRMAKEGMTFSQHYAGCPVCAPSRSSLMTGLHTGHTPIRGNKEWMPEGQWPMAAASVTIAEMLKQADYVTGGFGKWGLGYPGSEGDANMQGFDTFYGYNCQRLAHNYYPGHLWDNQQQVILAGNQGDRFETYAPDQIHQQALRFIEEHKDHPFFLFYPSTIPHAELLLQEENIKAFRGKLLPEKSFKGAEPGDENFRLGAYGTQEESHAAFAAMVTLLDKQVGEVLDKLKTLGLDQNTLVIFSSDNGPHLEGGADPDYFDSNGRLRGYKRDVYEGGIREPMIARWPGKIQPASQTDLISAFWDVMPTVADLAGVQAPEQIDGISFLPTLLGQRNQKKHNYLYWEFHEQGGRQAIRKEDWKLVRYKVLDTVNITTELYNLRTDLEEKNNVAAAHPEVVKELLDQLKIIREPNTDFPFIEKLH; from the coding sequence ATGATGGTGTTAATGACCGTCATGATTATTTGTGGAGCCTGCCGGAATAATGGGAAACAAGCATCAAAAAAAACTGAAACAGCAAAGCCCAATATCATTTATATCCTGGCTGATGACCTGGGTTATGGTGACTTGAGTTGTTACGGGCAAAAAAGATTTCTAACCCCCAATATCGATCGTATGGCGAAGGAAGGCATGACCTTTTCTCAACATTATGCCGGCTGTCCCGTATGTGCGCCGTCACGGTCTTCATTAATGACGGGGCTACATACCGGACACACACCGATCCGGGGCAACAAAGAGTGGATGCCGGAAGGACAATGGCCCATGGCCGCCGCTTCGGTGACGATAGCAGAAATGCTCAAACAGGCAGACTATGTCACCGGTGGATTCGGAAAATGGGGGCTTGGCTATCCCGGCTCAGAAGGGGATGCCAATATGCAGGGATTTGATACTTTTTATGGTTACAACTGTCAGAGACTGGCTCACAATTATTATCCTGGACATTTATGGGACAATCAGCAGCAAGTGATACTGGCGGGAAATCAAGGAGACCGATTTGAAACGTACGCACCAGACCAGATCCATCAGCAGGCTTTACGATTTATTGAAGAGCATAAAGATCATCCATTCTTTTTATTTTATCCATCGACCATCCCGCATGCAGAATTATTATTACAGGAAGAGAATATAAAAGCCTTCAGGGGAAAGTTGTTACCCGAAAAAAGTTTTAAAGGAGCAGAGCCAGGTGATGAAAATTTCAGACTTGGGGCATATGGGACTCAGGAGGAAAGCCATGCTGCTTTTGCTGCGATGGTTACTTTATTAGACAAGCAGGTCGGTGAAGTCCTCGATAAATTGAAAACACTTGGACTGGACCAAAACACGCTGGTGATCTTTTCTTCGGACAATGGCCCCCACCTGGAAGGCGGCGCCGACCCTGACTATTTTGACAGCAATGGCCGACTGAGAGGATATAAACGAGATGTATACGAAGGGGGTATCCGCGAACCCATGATAGCGCGATGGCCAGGCAAGATACAGCCAGCGTCTCAGACCGATTTGATCTCTGCGTTTTGGGATGTGATGCCTACGGTCGCAGACCTGGCTGGTGTCCAAGCTCCGGAGCAAATAGATGGTATCTCATTCCTGCCTACTTTACTTGGCCAGCGGAATCAGAAAAAACATAATTACCTGTATTGGGAGTTTCACGAGCAGGGAGGACGGCAAGCTATACGAAAAGAAGATTGGAAATTGGTCAGGTACAAAGTACTGGACACCGTCAATATCACCACCGAACTTTATAATCTCCGTACAGATCTTGAAGAAAAGAATAATGTAGCGGCAGCGCATCCTGAAGTGGTAAAAGAACTGCTGGACCAATTAAAAATCATCAGGGAGCCCAATACCGACTTCCCGTTTATTGAAAAGTTGCATTGA
- a CDS encoding CDP-alcohol phosphatidyltransferase family protein has product MHKKSWYLINGITLYRIFSAPFLLILILNGRLDVFKWLLGLSFFTDLIDGYLARKYQVTSMLGARLDSIGDDLTVLVAMIALLVTQPAFIKQQIVIFIILLALFLIQAIYAFIRYGKFTSFHTYLAKAAALLQGLFFLAFFFLDRPNMVLFYVAALVTMLELIEETILVGMVKEWQTNVHGVWWWLKGR; this is encoded by the coding sequence ATCCATAAAAAAAGCTGGTACCTCATCAACGGTATCACGCTATATAGAATTTTTTCAGCTCCTTTTTTGCTGATATTGATTTTAAATGGGCGATTGGATGTATTCAAGTGGTTGTTGGGATTGAGCTTTTTTACTGATCTGATAGATGGGTACCTGGCTCGAAAATATCAGGTGACTAGTATGCTGGGAGCACGGCTGGATTCTATCGGCGATGATCTCACTGTGCTGGTAGCCATGATAGCCCTCCTGGTTACACAGCCGGCATTTATCAAACAGCAGATCGTGATATTCATCATCTTGCTGGCCCTATTTCTTATTCAGGCGATCTATGCTTTTATCCGGTATGGAAAGTTTACCAGTTTTCATACCTATCTCGCAAAAGCAGCAGCCCTGTTACAAGGTTTGTTTTTTCTGGCCTTTTTCTTTTTAGATCGACCTAATATGGTTTTATTTTATGTAGCGGCTTTAGTGACCATGCTTGAGCTAATAGAGGAGACGATACTGGTCGGTATGGTAAAGGAGTGGCAGACAAATGTGCATGGGGTATGGTGGTGGCTGAAGGGGCGTTGA